A genomic stretch from Antarcticibacterium flavum includes:
- a CDS encoding PH domain-containing protein: MSPEAFSLPQRQSIKGVVLIFLTTLYRFLRGFWVLGVYFLLSNPSSTTVLYVVLGIIAVAVLTLGYSWFYYRRFLFHIDYQRDEFVLQKGVFSTEDISISFDKIQQVHLKRSLVQRLINVYSVIIETAGSKEDEVSIKAVSREKARELTDILMKAKKDAVEPVFNDLEVEERPEDAKPKTKLWTHKLDILTLLKIGISSNYGRGFALVLAFFATIYNELNTFFKDYEEEFSEYYDQVPDFTQSFSLMIILFGILLIISILITVLEVFIKYFGLKLVQTRESLDLEMGLKTNTRVSLQPRRVQLMQVVTNPIQKAFNLYEARIALASSENVLQKKKIKIPGLARDTVGRVKSFLYGARETGLEKVIRPHRLMLLRRIFIVLIPVGISYLILWWFPYTTQGFWVSMAVLYLLLALPYQILRYKSLKLIFEDDFLIKKQGVWTSREEVFEAFKMQAVTVKQPFWYKRRNLYNLVFHTAGGDVTFKAVNREVIPYINYLLYKVESSDRKWM, from the coding sequence ATGAGTCCTGAAGCTTTTAGCCTCCCGCAGCGGCAATCCATAAAAGGGGTAGTACTCATTTTCCTTACTACGCTTTACAGGTTCCTTCGCGGATTCTGGGTTCTGGGAGTTTATTTCCTGTTAAGTAATCCTTCTTCAACAACCGTGCTTTATGTGGTGCTTGGAATAATTGCTGTTGCAGTATTAACACTGGGATACAGCTGGTTTTATTACAGGAGATTCCTTTTTCATATCGATTATCAAAGAGATGAATTTGTTCTTCAAAAGGGGGTGTTCTCTACAGAGGATATTTCCATCTCTTTTGATAAGATCCAGCAGGTTCATTTAAAAAGGTCCCTGGTTCAAAGGCTTATCAATGTCTACAGCGTAATAATAGAAACAGCAGGGAGTAAAGAAGATGAGGTTAGCATAAAGGCTGTAAGCAGGGAAAAAGCCAGGGAACTTACAGATATCCTGATGAAGGCGAAAAAAGATGCAGTGGAACCGGTTTTTAATGACCTGGAGGTAGAGGAGCGGCCTGAAGATGCAAAGCCAAAAACAAAATTATGGACCCATAAACTGGATATACTTACCCTTCTTAAAATTGGAATAAGCAGCAATTACGGAAGAGGGTTTGCTCTCGTTCTTGCCTTTTTTGCCACAATTTATAATGAATTAAATACCTTCTTCAAGGATTATGAAGAAGAGTTTAGCGAATATTATGACCAGGTGCCGGACTTTACCCAATCCTTCAGCCTTATGATCATCTTATTCGGCATCCTTCTAATTATTAGTATTCTTATAACTGTACTGGAAGTTTTCATAAAGTATTTTGGACTTAAACTGGTGCAAACACGGGAGAGCCTGGACCTGGAGATGGGGCTTAAAACCAATACCAGGGTATCCCTGCAGCCTAGAAGAGTGCAGCTAATGCAGGTGGTAACCAATCCCATTCAAAAAGCCTTCAATTTATATGAGGCCAGAATTGCTCTTGCCAGCAGTGAAAATGTACTTCAAAAAAAGAAAATAAAAATTCCTGGTTTAGCAAGGGATACCGTTGGCAGGGTGAAATCTTTCCTATATGGAGCAAGAGAGACCGGCCTGGAGAAAGTCATTCGGCCTCACCGGTTAATGCTGCTTCGGCGAATTTTTATAGTGTTAATTCCTGTGGGAATAAGTTATTTGATACTATGGTGGTTTCCTTATACCACTCAGGGATTCTGGGTTAGTATGGCCGTTCTTTATTTACTGCTGGCGCTTCCGTATCAAATCCTTCGGTATAAGTCTTTAAAATTGATCTTTGAGGATGATTTCCTAATAAAAAAGCAGGGAGTGTGGACAAGCAGGGAAGAAGTCTTTGAAGCATTTAAAATGCAGGCGGTAACCGTAAAGCAACCCTTTTGGTATAAAAGAAGGAACCTGTATAACCTGGTTTTTCATACAGCCGGAGGCGATGTCACTTTTAAGGCAGTAAACAGGGAGGTGATTCCTTATATTAATTACCTGTTGTATAAAGTGGAATCCAGTGACAGGAAATGGATGTAA
- a CDS encoding PH domain-containing protein, with protein sequence MASIMENFSNPEIDLTSLPNYEEVSFHGISGNYLFKAVFQTGIFMLFVFAAWGAMFYYNVNPYTLWISLVVILLYFLFRFWNTYKMQQNYGYALREKDILYRRGFFVNTTTVVPFNRIQHVSISRDVFDKFLDIASIQVFTAGGSGSDLSIPGLEPVRARELKEALSVKITEDES encoded by the coding sequence ATGGCTTCCATAATGGAAAATTTCTCCAACCCTGAGATTGATCTAACCAGCCTTCCTAACTATGAGGAGGTTAGCTTCCATGGTATTTCCGGGAACTATTTATTCAAAGCAGTTTTTCAAACCGGGATCTTTATGTTATTTGTTTTTGCGGCTTGGGGAGCGATGTTCTACTACAATGTGAACCCATATACTCTATGGATATCCCTGGTAGTCATTTTGTTATATTTTTTATTCAGGTTCTGGAATACTTATAAAATGCAGCAAAACTACGGTTACGCACTGCGGGAAAAAGATATACTTTACCGCCGGGGATTCTTTGTGAATACTACTACTGTTGTGCCCTTTAACAGGATACAGCACGTATCCATTTCCAGGGATGTCTTTGATAAATTTCTTGATATCGCTTCTATCCAGGTTTTCACAGCGGGAGGAAGTGGAAGTGATCTAAGTATTCCCGGCCTGGAACCGGTCCGGGCCCGCGAATTGAAAGAAGCCCTTTCTGTAAAGATCACAGAGGATGAGTCCTGA
- a CDS encoding 1,4-dihydroxy-2-naphthoyl-CoA synthase: MHNIEWQTAKKYQDITYKKSNGVARIAFNRPDVRNAFRPQTTSELYDAFYDAQEDTSIGVVLLSAEGPSSKDGIYSFCSGGDQKARGHQGYVGEDGMHRLNILEVQRLIRFMPKAVIAVVPGWAVGGGHSLHVVCDLTLASEEHAIFKQTDADVTSFDGGYGSAYLAKMVGQKKAREIFFLGRNYSAQEAFEMGMVNAVVPHEKLEETAYEWAQEILAKSPTSIKMLKFAMNLTDDGMVGQQVFAGEATRLAYMTDEAKEGRDAFLEKRKPNFEKKWLP, from the coding sequence ATGCATAATATAGAGTGGCAAACAGCCAAAAAATATCAGGATATAACCTATAAGAAATCTAATGGGGTTGCAAGAATTGCATTTAACAGGCCCGACGTTAGGAATGCCTTTAGACCCCAAACCACCAGCGAATTATATGATGCTTTCTACGATGCTCAAGAAGATACTTCTATCGGGGTAGTATTATTGTCTGCTGAAGGTCCTTCCTCCAAAGATGGGATCTATTCATTTTGCAGCGGCGGCGATCAAAAGGCAAGAGGTCACCAGGGATATGTGGGAGAAGACGGAATGCACCGGCTAAATATCCTTGAAGTGCAGCGACTCATAAGATTTATGCCTAAGGCGGTTATTGCTGTGGTGCCTGGATGGGCAGTAGGAGGAGGGCATAGCCTTCATGTGGTTTGTGACCTTACCCTTGCCAGTGAGGAACATGCGATCTTTAAGCAAACAGATGCAGATGTTACCAGCTTTGACGGTGGATACGGTTCTGCCTACCTGGCTAAAATGGTGGGGCAAAAAAAGGCGAGGGAGATATTCTTTTTAGGAAGAAATTATTCTGCACAGGAGGCTTTTGAAATGGGGATGGTGAATGCTGTTGTTCCTCACGAAAAGCTGGAAGAGACTGCATACGAATGGGCACAGGAGATCCTTGCAAAATCCCCGACCTCCATTAAAATGCTGAAGTTTGCCATGAATCTTACAGATGATGGAATGGTAGGGCAGCAGGTATTTGCTGGGGAAGCCACCAGGCTTGCCTATATGACAGATGAGGCTAAAGAAGGCCGGGATGCATTTTTGGAAAAAAGAAAGCCCAATTTTGAAAAGAAATGGCTTCCATAA
- a CDS encoding CvfB family protein: protein MLRVGEYHTMKINRDTEPGLFLENEEGDEVLLPNKYKPEAFEIGDEIKVFVYLDHQERPVATTLDPYVKLDEFAYLKCVEVSDIGAFLDWGLEKHLFVPYREMASKMRKGSWYLIFCYLDEETGRLVASSKTNAFLDNRELTVEPFEEVDLIVANPTDLGVNVIVNEIHQGLIFKDDLFQDVQVGDRLKGWVKKTRPDGKIDITLQRPGYRSIEPNAQDILNELSLKNGFLPLTDKSTPEEIQTKLQMSKKSFKKAIGTLYKQRQIEIKEDGIYLVPNQ, encoded by the coding sequence ATGCTTAGAGTAGGAGAATACCACACAATGAAGATCAACCGGGATACAGAACCCGGCCTTTTTCTTGAAAATGAGGAAGGTGACGAGGTGTTACTACCCAATAAATATAAACCTGAAGCCTTTGAGATAGGAGATGAAATTAAGGTGTTCGTTTATCTCGATCACCAGGAACGGCCTGTGGCCACAACCCTGGATCCATACGTAAAGCTGGATGAGTTCGCATATTTAAAATGTGTGGAAGTTAGTGATATTGGAGCCTTTCTTGACTGGGGGCTTGAGAAACATCTTTTTGTTCCTTACAGGGAAATGGCTTCTAAAATGCGCAAGGGCAGCTGGTATCTTATATTTTGCTACCTGGATGAAGAAACCGGAAGATTAGTTGCCTCCAGTAAAACAAATGCGTTTTTGGACAACAGGGAACTCACTGTAGAACCTTTTGAGGAGGTAGATCTTATAGTTGCAAATCCTACAGATCTTGGGGTAAATGTAATTGTGAATGAGATCCACCAGGGATTGATATTTAAAGATGATCTTTTCCAGGATGTACAAGTTGGTGACAGACTAAAAGGATGGGTAAAGAAGACAAGGCCAGATGGAAAAATAGATATAACCTTGCAACGTCCCGGTTACAGAAGTATTGAACCCAATGCCCAGGATATTTTGAATGAGTTATCATTAAAAAATGGTTTCCTTCCCCTTACAGATAAGTCAACGCCGGAAGAGATCCAGACAAAATTGCAAATGAGCAAAAAAAGCTTTAAAAAAGCTATTGGGACCCTTTACAAGCAGAGACAAATTGAAATTAAAGAGGACGGGATCTATTTAGTGCCTAATCAATAG
- a CDS encoding DUF2853 family protein yields the protein MATKTDEKVGKYIDDYKTKIGDDLDVGLLRKVTEACGPSIFNSDAETVASSSETEMATVKNNFLIKKLGLKDDDKLDAGLEAVIERYGKSNRTKYRAVLYYLLTKHFKKENIFN from the coding sequence ATGGCTACAAAAACAGACGAAAAAGTTGGAAAGTACATTGATGATTACAAAACCAAGATAGGGGATGACCTGGATGTTGGTTTGCTTCGAAAAGTAACTGAAGCCTGTGGTCCAAGTATCTTTAACAGTGATGCCGAAACTGTTGCAAGCTCAAGTGAGACTGAAATGGCTACAGTGAAAAACAATTTCCTCATAAAAAAATTGGGTCTTAAAGATGACGATAAACTCGATGCCGGCCTTGAAGCTGTTATTGAGCGATATGGGAAATCCAACAGGACCAAATACAGGGCAGTTCTTTACTACCTGCTAACCAAACATTTTAAAAAAGAGAACATCTTTAATTAA
- the menD gene encoding 2-succinyl-5-enolpyruvyl-6-hydroxy-3-cyclohexene-1-carboxylic-acid synthase yields MKYSKIPVAQSIVSLCVAKNIKHVVISPGSRNAPLTIGFTHHPEITPYSIVDERCAAFMALGMAQQLQEPVAVVCTSGSALLNYYPAIAEAFYSDIPLVVISADRPIERIDIGDGQTIKQKNVFENHILYSANLHSEVVLETEATDKKLQQKQFESQRHNEREINLALNKALEDKGPVHINVPFYEPLYDMVDDLKVKPLQIYPDIKQRIYSEKELTPYAELWSKAKRKMIIVGVAQPNAVEQRFLEKLAGDNSVLVFTETTSNLQHPEFFTRIDTLIGPIERSGDAEEQFRALQPDILLTFGGMIVSKKIKSFLRNYQPEQHWHVDPKKAYNTFFCLNKHFETSVNSFFQNFLDLTTPVESDYAEKWKGVRKERQQRHELYMEEIPYSDLRAMQSIVPKVPKNYNVQLGNSSTVRYAQLFRWDATHKMFCNRGTSGIDGSVSTAVGAAIISEEPTLLICGDLSFFYDSNGLWNNYLPKNFRIIVLNNEGGGIFRILPGNKNTENFDTYFETVHNLNAASICQMYGLEYQSAKNTSETEKALKDFFDASEKPKLLEIFTPRKLNDEVLLEYFSFMKS; encoded by the coding sequence ATGAAGTACTCAAAAATACCTGTTGCACAATCTATAGTCTCGCTTTGTGTAGCCAAAAATATAAAACACGTTGTGATCTCCCCGGGATCACGGAACGCACCTCTAACAATAGGATTTACCCATCATCCTGAGATAACGCCTTACAGCATCGTTGATGAACGTTGTGCAGCCTTCATGGCACTGGGTATGGCGCAGCAGTTACAGGAACCGGTAGCGGTAGTTTGCACCTCAGGATCTGCCTTACTTAATTATTACCCGGCCATTGCAGAGGCATTCTACAGCGATATTCCGCTGGTGGTGATTTCAGCCGACAGGCCTATTGAGAGGATAGACATTGGGGACGGGCAAACCATCAAGCAAAAGAATGTTTTTGAGAACCATATCCTATATTCAGCCAACCTGCATTCAGAAGTAGTACTGGAGACTGAGGCTACAGATAAGAAACTTCAGCAAAAACAATTTGAGTCCCAGCGGCATAATGAGCGGGAGATCAACCTGGCGTTGAACAAGGCACTGGAGGATAAAGGGCCGGTACATATCAATGTCCCCTTTTATGAGCCCCTTTATGATATGGTAGATGATCTTAAGGTAAAACCCCTGCAGATCTATCCCGATATTAAACAGCGAATTTATTCTGAAAAAGAGCTTACCCCTTATGCTGAGCTTTGGAGCAAAGCAAAGCGTAAAATGATAATCGTGGGAGTAGCCCAGCCCAATGCCGTGGAGCAGCGGTTCCTGGAAAAGCTGGCCGGGGATAATTCTGTTCTTGTTTTTACTGAAACTACCTCCAATCTCCAGCATCCTGAATTTTTCACCAGAATTGATACCCTTATTGGTCCCATAGAACGATCTGGTGATGCTGAAGAGCAGTTTCGCGCCTTACAACCAGATATTTTATTGACTTTTGGAGGGATGATCGTTTCCAAGAAAATAAAATCCTTTTTGCGAAATTATCAGCCGGAACAGCACTGGCACGTGGATCCAAAAAAGGCCTATAATACCTTCTTTTGTCTCAACAAACATTTTGAGACCTCTGTAAATTCATTTTTTCAGAATTTTCTTGATCTTACAACGCCGGTTGAAAGCGATTATGCCGAAAAATGGAAAGGCGTGAGAAAAGAGCGGCAGCAGCGGCATGAATTATATATGGAGGAGATCCCGTATTCAGATCTACGTGCGATGCAATCAATAGTACCCAAAGTGCCTAAAAATTACAACGTGCAGCTAGGAAACAGTTCCACGGTGAGGTACGCCCAGTTATTCCGGTGGGACGCTACTCATAAAATGTTTTGCAACCGCGGGACCAGCGGGATTGATGGCAGTGTTTCCACAGCAGTAGGGGCGGCAATTATAAGTGAAGAACCCACCCTGCTTATTTGCGGGGACCTTAGTTTCTTCTATGACAGCAACGGATTGTGGAATAATTATTTACCCAAAAACTTCAGGATCATTGTACTCAATAATGAAGGTGGCGGGATCTTCAGGATCTTACCAGGGAATAAGAATACAGAGAATTTTGATACCTATTTTGAGACTGTACATAATCTAAATGCAGCATCTATCTGCCAGATGTATGGGCTGGAATATCAGAGCGCAAAGAACACCAGCGAAACAGAGAAGGCATTGAAGGATTTCTTCGATGCTTCAGAAAAACCAAAGCTCCTGGAGATCTTTACACCTAGAAAACTGAATGATGAAGTACTGCTGGAATATTTCAGCTTTATGAAATCCTAG